The following are from one region of the Camelus ferus isolate YT-003-E chromosome 13, BCGSAC_Cfer_1.0, whole genome shotgun sequence genome:
- the FBXO6 gene encoding F-box only protein 6 isoform X1 — translation MAGVSINELPESILLEVFMHLPARQLLLNCRPVCSLWRDIIDLVTLWKRKCLREGFVTEDWDQPVADWKVFFFLCSLRRNLLRNPCAEEDMTSWQIDSNGGDHWKVERLPGPHGTEFPDSKVKKYFVTSYEMCLKSQLIDLKAEGYWEELLDTFRPDIVVKDWFAARADCGCTYHIRVQLASADYIILASFEPPPVTIHQWNDARWTEVSHTFSDYPPGVRHILFQHGGKDTQFWAGWYGPRVTNSSIVISHKMTRNPAPSTAHP, via the exons ATGGCCGGGGTCAGCATCAACGAGCTGCCCGAGAGCATCCTGCTGGAGGTGTTCATGCACCTGCCCGCCCGCCAGCTGCTGCTGAACTGCCGCCCTGTCTGCAGTCTCTGGCGCGACATCATTGACCTCGTGACCCTCTGGAAGCGAAAATGCCTGCGTGAGGGCTTCGTCACCGAGGACTGGGACCAGCCCGTGGCCGACTGgaaggtctttttctttctgtgcagcCTTCGCAGGAACCTCCTGCGCAACCCATGTGCTGAAG AGGATATGACGTCCTGGCAAATCGACTCCAATGGGGGGGACCACTGGAAGGTGGAGCGCCTCCCCGGACCTCATGGCACAGAGTTTCCTGACTCCAAAGTCAAGAAGTACTTTGTCACGTCCTATGA AATGTGTCTCAAGTCCCAGCTGATAGACCTCAAAGCCGAGGGCTACTGGGAGGAGCTACTGGACACCTTCCGGCCGGACATCGTGGTTAAGGACTG GTTCGCCGCCAGGGCAGACTGTGGCTGCACCTACCACATCCGAGTACAGCTGGCCTCGGCCGACTACATCATCCTAGCCTCCTTTGAGCCCCCGCCTGTGACCATCCATCAGTGGAACGATGCCAGGTGGACAGAG gTCTCCCACACCTTCTCGGATTACCCTCCAGGTGTCCGCCACATCCTCTTCCAGCACGGGGGCAAGGACACCCAGTTCTGGGCAGGCTGGTACGGGCCCCGTGTCACCAACAGCAGCATCGTCATCAGCCATAAGATGACCAGGAACCCGGCCCCCTCCACGGCTCACCCCTAG
- the FBXO44 gene encoding F-box only protein 44 isoform X2: MAVGNINELPENILLELFTHVPARQLLLRCRLVCSLWRDLIDLVTLWKRKCLREGFITEDWDQPVADWKIFYFLRSLRRNLLHNPCAEEGFEFWSLDVNGGDEWKVEDLAGDQRKEFPNDQVKKYFVTSYYTCLKSQVVDLKAEGYWEELMDTTRPDIEVKDWFAARPDCGSKYQLCVQLLSSAHAPLGTFQPDPATIQQKSDAKWREVSHTFSNYPPGVRYIWFQHGGVDTHYWAGWYGPRVTNSSITIGPPLP; encoded by the exons ATGGCGGTGGGCAACATCAACGAGCTGCCTGAGAATATCCTGCTGGAGTTGTTCACTCACGTGCCTGCCCGCCAGTTGCTGCTGCGATGCCGCCTGGTCTGCAGCCTCTGGCGTGACCTCATCGACCTCGTGACCCTCTGGAAGCGCAAATGCCTGCGTGAGGGCTTCATCACCGAGGACTGGGACCAGCCTGTGGCCGACTGGAAGATCTTCTACTTCCTCCGCAGCCTCCGCAGGAACCTCCTGCATAACCCATGTGCTGAAG AGGGATTTGAGTTCTGGAGCCTGGACGTGAATGGAGGCGATGAGTGGAAAGTGGAAGATCTCGCTGGAGACCAGAGGAAGGAATTCCCCAATGACCAGGTCAAGAAATACTTCGTGACTTCTTATTA CACCTGCCTCAAGTCCCAGGTGGTGGACCTCAAGGCCGAAGGGTATTGGGAGGAGCTGATGGACACCACACGGCCGGACATCGAGGTCAAGGACTG gtTCGCAGCCAGGCCAGACTGCGGGTCCAAGTACCAGCTGTGTGTTCAGCTCCTGTCGTCAGCGCATGCGCCTCTGGGGACCTTCCAGCCAGACCCAGCAACAATCCAGCAGAAGAGCGACGCCAAGTGGAGAGAG gtctccCACACGTTCTCCAACTATCCGCCCGGCGTCCGCTACATCTGGTTTCAGCACGGCGGCGTGGACACTCACTACTGGGCCGGCTGGTACGGCCCGAGGGTCACCAACAGCAGCATCACCATCGGGCCCCCGCTGCCATGA
- the FBXO44 gene encoding F-box only protein 44 isoform X1 yields the protein MAVGNINELPENILLELFTHVPARQLLLRCRLVCSLWRDLIDLVTLWKRKCLREGFITEDWDQPVADWKIFYFLRSLRRNLLHNPCAEEGFEFWSLDVNGGDEWKVEDLAGDQRKEFPNDQHLPQVPGGGPQGRRVLGGADGHHTAGHRGQGLVRSQARLRVQVPAVCSAPVVSACASGDLPARPSNNPAEERRQVERGLPHVLQLSARRPLHLVSARRRGHSLLGRLVRPEGHQQQHHHRAPAAMTPPSPQPPNPNW from the exons ATGGCGGTGGGCAACATCAACGAGCTGCCTGAGAATATCCTGCTGGAGTTGTTCACTCACGTGCCTGCCCGCCAGTTGCTGCTGCGATGCCGCCTGGTCTGCAGCCTCTGGCGTGACCTCATCGACCTCGTGACCCTCTGGAAGCGCAAATGCCTGCGTGAGGGCTTCATCACCGAGGACTGGGACCAGCCTGTGGCCGACTGGAAGATCTTCTACTTCCTCCGCAGCCTCCGCAGGAACCTCCTGCATAACCCATGTGCTGAAG AGGGATTTGAGTTCTGGAGCCTGGACGTGAATGGAGGCGATGAGTGGAAAGTGGAAGATCTCGCTGGAGACCAGAGGAAGGAATTCCCCAATGACCAG CACCTGCCTCAAGTCCCAGGTGGTGGACCTCAAGGCCGAAGGGTATTGGGAGGAGCTGATGGACACCACACGGCCGGACATCGAGGTCAAGGACTG gtTCGCAGCCAGGCCAGACTGCGGGTCCAAGTACCAGCTGTGTGTTCAGCTCCTGTCGTCAGCGCATGCGCCTCTGGGGACCTTCCAGCCAGACCCAGCAACAATCCAGCAGAAGAGCGACGCCAAGTGGAGAGAG gtctccCACACGTTCTCCAACTATCCGCCCGGCGTCCGCTACATCTGGTTTCAGCACGGCGGCGTGGACACTCACTACTGGGCCGGCTGGTACGGCCCGAGGGTCACCAACAGCAGCATCACCATCGGGCCCCCGCTGCCATGACACCCCCGAGCCCCCAGCCACCCAACCCCAACTGGTAA
- the MAD2L2 gene encoding mitotic spindle assembly checkpoint protein MAD2B, producing MTTLTRQDLNFGQVVADVLCEFLEVAVHLILYVREVYPVGIFQKRKKYNVPVQMSCHPELNQYIQDTLHCVKPLLEKNDVEKVVVVILDKEHRPVEKFVFEITQPPLLSISSDSLLSHVEQLLRAFILKISVCDAVLDHNPPGCTFTVLVHTREAATRNMEKIQVIKDFPWILADEQDVHMHDPRLIPLKTMTSDILKMQLYVEERAHKSS from the exons ATGACTACGCTCACGCGACAGGACCTCAACTTTGGTCAAG TGGTGGCCGACGTGCTCTGCGAGTTCCTGGAGGTGGCCGTGCACCTGATTCTCTACGTGCGTGAGGTCTACCCGGTGGGCATCTTCCAGAAGCGTAAGAAGTACAACGTGCCTGTCCAG ATGTCCTGTCACCCGGAGCTGAACCAGTATATCCAGGACACGCTGCACTGCGTCAAGCCGCTCCTGGAGAAG AATGATGTGGAGAAGGTAGTGGTGGTAATTTTGGACAAAGAACACCGCCCAGTGGAGAAATTTGTCTTTGAAATCACACAGCCTCCGCTGCTGTCCATCAG ctcaGACTCCCTGCTGTCTCACGTGGAGCAGCTGCTCCGGGCCTTCATCCTGAAGATCAGTGTATGTGATGCTGTCCTGGACCACAACCCCCCTG GCTGCACCTTCACAGTCTTAGTGCACACGAGAGAAGCTGCCACTCGCAACATGGAGAAGATCCAAGTCATCAAG GACTTCCCCTGGATCCTGGCAGATGAGCAGGATGTCCACATGCACGACCCCCGACTGATACCCCTAAAAACCATGACATCGGATATCTTAAAG ATGCAGCTCTATGTGGAAGAGCGAGCTCATAAAAGCAGCTGA
- the FBXO6 gene encoding F-box only protein 6 isoform X2 encodes MAGVSINELPESILLEVFMHLPARQLLLNCRPVCSLWRDIIDLVTLWKRKCLREGFVTEDWDQPVADWKVFFFLCSLRRNLLRNPCAEEDMTSWQIDSNGGDHWKVERLPGPHGTEFPDSKVKKYFVTSYEMCLKSQLIDLKAEGYWEELLDTFRPDIVVKDWFAARADCGCTYHIRVQLASADYIILASFEPPPVTIHQWNDARWTEALLTACHLTAIHPSSVPASGVPKVASRQELSL; translated from the exons ATGGCCGGGGTCAGCATCAACGAGCTGCCCGAGAGCATCCTGCTGGAGGTGTTCATGCACCTGCCCGCCCGCCAGCTGCTGCTGAACTGCCGCCCTGTCTGCAGTCTCTGGCGCGACATCATTGACCTCGTGACCCTCTGGAAGCGAAAATGCCTGCGTGAGGGCTTCGTCACCGAGGACTGGGACCAGCCCGTGGCCGACTGgaaggtctttttctttctgtgcagcCTTCGCAGGAACCTCCTGCGCAACCCATGTGCTGAAG AGGATATGACGTCCTGGCAAATCGACTCCAATGGGGGGGACCACTGGAAGGTGGAGCGCCTCCCCGGACCTCATGGCACAGAGTTTCCTGACTCCAAAGTCAAGAAGTACTTTGTCACGTCCTATGA AATGTGTCTCAAGTCCCAGCTGATAGACCTCAAAGCCGAGGGCTACTGGGAGGAGCTACTGGACACCTTCCGGCCGGACATCGTGGTTAAGGACTG GTTCGCCGCCAGGGCAGACTGTGGCTGCACCTACCACATCCGAGTACAGCTGGCCTCGGCCGACTACATCATCCTAGCCTCCTTTGAGCCCCCGCCTGTGACCATCCATCAGTGGAACGATGCCAGGTGGACAGAG GCCCTTCTGACAGCCTGTCATCTGACAGCCATTCATCCGTCCTCTGTCCCGGCCAGTGGAGTGCCAAAGGTTGCCTCCAGGCAAGAGCTGAGCCTATAG